The Marinobacter sp. ANT_B65 genome has a segment encoding these proteins:
- the kdsA gene encoding 3-deoxy-8-phosphooctulonate synthase codes for MARSTVTVADIDIANHKPFVLFGGMNVLESRELAFEVAESYVDVCRKLGIPYVFKASFDKANRSSVNSFRGPGLDKGLQILADIKSKYGVPIISDVHEAAQAAPAAEVCDIIQLPAFLSRQTDLVVAMAETGAAINIKKAQFLAPQEMKHIIAKCVEAGNDRVILCERGSSFGYNNLVVDMLGFGIMKSMDVPVMFDVTHSLQMPGGRADSAGGRRAQVTDLALAGMSQGLAGLFLEAHPNPDEAKCDGPCALRLSQLEPFLQRVKAVDDLVKSFKPIDTA; via the coding sequence ATGGCACGGAGCACCGTTACTGTAGCTGATATTGATATCGCCAATCATAAGCCGTTCGTGCTGTTTGGTGGTATGAATGTTCTGGAGTCCCGGGAGCTGGCGTTTGAAGTTGCGGAAAGCTATGTAGATGTTTGCCGCAAGCTTGGAATTCCTTACGTATTCAAAGCGTCTTTCGATAAAGCCAACCGCTCTTCGGTTAATTCCTTCCGGGGGCCGGGGCTTGATAAGGGCTTGCAGATACTTGCTGATATCAAGAGCAAGTATGGTGTTCCGATTATTTCTGATGTTCATGAAGCTGCTCAGGCAGCGCCCGCTGCCGAGGTCTGCGACATCATTCAGCTGCCTGCGTTTCTTAGCCGGCAGACCGATCTGGTGGTTGCCATGGCGGAAACCGGCGCGGCGATCAATATCAAGAAAGCCCAGTTTCTGGCTCCGCAGGAAATGAAGCACATTATTGCCAAGTGTGTGGAAGCCGGAAACGACAGGGTCATTCTGTGCGAACGTGGCAGCAGTTTTGGTTACAACAATCTTGTCGTGGACATGCTTGGCTTTGGTATTATGAAATCCATGGATGTGCCGGTGATGTTTGATGTAACCCACTCGTTGCAGATGCCCGGTGGGCGCGCTGATTCTGCCGGCGGTCGCCGTGCTCAGGTGACGGATCTTGCTCTGGCGGGTATGTCTCAGGGGTTGGCTGGGTTGTTTCTGGAAGCTCATCCGAACCCGGATGAAGCCAAATGCGATGGCCCTTGTGCGTTGCGTCTGAGCCAGCTGGAGCCATTCTTGCAGCGGGTCAAGGCTGTTGATGACCTTGTGAAGAGTTTTAAACCTATCGATACCGCCTGA
- a CDS encoding CTP synthase translates to MTRYIFVTGGVVSSLGKGIASASLAAILEARGLKVTILKLDPYINVDPGTMSPFQHGEVYVTEDGAETDLDLGHYERFIRTPMSRRNNFTAGRVYEEVIRKERRGDYLGGTVQVIPHITDEIKRRVVEGAAGADVALVEVGGTVGDIESLPFLEACRQLKVEVGSSRALFMHLTLVPYIATAGEIKTKPTQHSVKEMRSIGLQPDILLCRSEHEVDVSSRRKIALFTNVEERAVIPMRDAKSIYAIPRMLHEHGLDQLVIERFNLDAREADLSEWDNVVDSLMNPEHEVTIAMVGKYMELLEAYKSLIESLLHAGIKTRTKVKINYIDSEDIERDGTQVLESADAILVPGGFGERGVEGKIRTVQYARENKVPYLGICLGMQVAVIEYARNKAGLVDAHSTEFRAHTPEPVVGLITEWLDATGEREERTDDSDLGGTMRLGAQDCVLTENSNIANCYGRKTIRERHRHRYEVNNHFLPQLEAAGLQVSGRSADGKLVEVVEVADHPWFVACQFHPEFTSTPRDGHPLFKGFIEAALANRKES, encoded by the coding sequence ATGACGCGTTATATTTTCGTCACCGGCGGTGTTGTGTCCTCACTGGGGAAAGGAATCGCATCGGCCTCTCTGGCTGCGATCCTTGAGGCGCGTGGCCTGAAGGTCACTATCCTCAAGCTGGACCCATACATTAACGTGGATCCGGGTACCATGAGTCCGTTCCAGCATGGTGAAGTCTATGTCACCGAGGACGGCGCTGAGACCGATCTTGATCTTGGCCACTATGAACGCTTTATCCGTACGCCGATGAGCCGTCGTAATAATTTCACGGCTGGTCGTGTATATGAAGAAGTTATCCGCAAAGAGCGCCGCGGCGATTACCTGGGCGGGACCGTTCAGGTTATTCCCCATATCACTGACGAGATCAAGCGCCGCGTTGTAGAAGGCGCCGCCGGTGCTGATGTGGCGCTGGTTGAAGTTGGCGGTACTGTTGGTGATATTGAGTCCCTGCCGTTCCTTGAGGCATGCCGCCAGCTGAAGGTTGAAGTTGGTTCCTCCCGGGCGTTGTTCATGCACCTTACTCTGGTGCCATACATTGCGACTGCTGGCGAAATCAAAACCAAACCGACCCAGCATTCCGTAAAGGAAATGCGTTCTATCGGTTTGCAGCCTGATATCCTGCTTTGCCGTTCCGAGCATGAAGTGGATGTCAGCTCCCGTCGGAAGATCGCGCTGTTCACTAACGTGGAAGAGCGTGCAGTCATTCCGATGCGTGATGCCAAGTCCATTTATGCCATTCCGCGCATGCTGCATGAGCATGGGCTGGATCAACTGGTTATTGAACGCTTCAATCTTGATGCCCGCGAGGCCGATCTGAGTGAATGGGATAATGTCGTCGATTCACTGATGAACCCCGAGCACGAAGTGACGATTGCCATGGTCGGTAAGTACATGGAGCTTCTTGAGGCATACAAATCACTGATCGAATCTCTGCTTCATGCCGGCATAAAGACCCGTACCAAGGTAAAAATCAATTACATCGATTCAGAAGACATCGAGCGCGACGGCACTCAAGTGCTTGAAAGTGCCGATGCCATTCTGGTCCCAGGCGGTTTTGGTGAGCGCGGTGTAGAAGGCAAGATTCGCACGGTGCAGTACGCCCGTGAGAACAAGGTTCCCTATCTGGGTATATGCCTGGGTATGCAAGTAGCTGTTATTGAATACGCCCGGAACAAAGCCGGCCTGGTAGATGCCCACAGCACGGAATTTCGTGCCCATACGCCGGAACCTGTCGTTGGCCTGATTACCGAATGGCTGGATGCTACTGGCGAGCGCGAAGAGCGCACCGACGATTCCGATCTTGGCGGGACCATGCGTTTGGGGGCTCAGGACTGCGTTCTGACCGAGAATTCGAATATTGCCAACTGTTATGGCAGAAAAACCATTCGCGAACGCCACCGTCATCGTTACGAGGTGAACAACCACTTCCTGCCGCAGCTGGAAGCAGCCGGTCTGCAGGTTTCCGGACGTTCCGCCGATGGAAAGCTGGTCGAAGTTGTGGAAGTTGCAGACCACCCCTGGTTTGTTGCCTGTCAGTTCCACCCGGAATTTACCTCGACGCCTCGCGATGGACACCCGTTGTTCAAAGGCTTTATAGAAGCGGCGCTGGCGAACCGTAAGGAATCCTGA
- the accA gene encoding acetyl-CoA carboxylase carboxyl transferase subunit alpha translates to MNPNYLDFEQPIADLEAKIEELRMVGNDTDINISDEITRLKKKSVSLTESIFSDLHPWDVARLARHPRRPYTLDYIEMMFDDFDELHGDRRYADDQAIVGGTARLDDKPVMVIGHQKGREVRDKVKRNFGMPRPEGYRKALRLMEMAERFRMPVLTFIDTPGAYPGIGAEERGQSEAIAFNLAVMSRLKTPIISTVIGEGGSGGALAIGVCDQLNMLQYSTYAVISPEGCASILWKSAEYASLAAEAMGVTAGRLKDLGLADNVVSEPLGGAHRNPAQMAEALRETLSAGLAELSRLPLDELVSRRYERLTRYDTGR, encoded by the coding sequence ATGAACCCTAATTATCTGGATTTCGAACAGCCGATTGCCGATCTTGAAGCCAAGATTGAAGAGCTTCGCATGGTCGGTAACGACACCGACATCAATATTTCTGACGAGATTACCCGGCTTAAAAAGAAAAGCGTCAGTCTGACCGAGAGTATATTCTCGGACCTCCACCCCTGGGATGTAGCCCGTCTTGCGCGACACCCGCGCCGGCCTTACACCCTGGATTATATCGAAATGATGTTTGATGATTTCGATGAGCTCCATGGCGACAGGCGCTATGCAGACGATCAGGCCATTGTGGGGGGCACAGCTCGTCTGGATGATAAACCGGTGATGGTTATCGGCCATCAGAAGGGCCGGGAAGTGCGGGATAAGGTCAAGCGCAATTTCGGTATGCCGCGTCCTGAAGGGTACCGCAAAGCCTTGCGCCTGATGGAAATGGCTGAGCGTTTCAGAATGCCTGTTCTCACGTTTATCGACACGCCGGGTGCTTACCCGGGTATCGGCGCCGAGGAGCGTGGCCAGAGTGAAGCGATTGCGTTCAATCTTGCGGTGATGTCCCGGCTCAAAACCCCGATCATTTCTACGGTGATTGGTGAGGGTGGATCTGGCGGTGCATTGGCCATAGGTGTGTGTGATCAGCTCAATATGCTGCAGTATTCCACCTACGCGGTCATATCACCTGAAGGTTGTGCCTCCATTTTGTGGAAAAGTGCCGAGTACGCTTCCCTTGCAGCTGAAGCTATGGGTGTGACTGCGGGCCGCCTGAAAGATCTCGGTCTGGCAGATAATGTCGTTTCCGAGCCTCTGGGTGGTGCTCATCGTAATCCGGCGCAAATGGCTGAAGCTTTGCGTGAAACCCTTTCTGCGGGGTTGGCTGAGCTCAGTCGCCTGCCTCTTGATGAGTTGGTATCCCGTCGTTATGAGCGGTTGACCCGCTATGACACTGGGCGCTAA
- the tilS gene encoding tRNA lysidine(34) synthetase TilS, protein MKSVSGYRRLWVALSGGLDSTLLLHLAAHCHSGVRAVHINHQLQHNAGKTENFCRELCVRLGVSLVVQPVDVRLASGSGEGLEEAAREARYEAFEALLEPGDILLMAHHGDDQAETVLFRMIRGSGVAGLAGMPGSRALGAGRLVRPLLGFERSELEDFASSAGISWIDDPSNTDQRFDRNFLRLSILPALKKRWPGLNRRLQHSAGSCAESDFLNQRLAELQWQTLGGHRHRLPVEGLSLLSLAEQKNLLRWWVRHSGYSPPSISDWSQVLNDLLFAAEDRSPELRGDGFSLRRFQGELYLVADMAWVPEESVALEPGLPVSWGSWKIRLEPVATAKADVPPIRICTRQGGERIRFCSVGPSKSLKKWLQEKAVPPWERARLPLVFGAAEGEGELIAIGDLWCSEQYCGSAPAAGWRLTVERDCD, encoded by the coding sequence GTGAAGTCTGTTTCAGGCTACCGGCGGCTTTGGGTAGCTCTTAGTGGCGGCCTGGACTCCACCCTTCTCCTGCACCTTGCCGCGCACTGCCATTCAGGCGTGCGGGCAGTGCACATCAATCATCAGCTACAGCACAATGCCGGCAAGACAGAAAACTTCTGTCGGGAGTTGTGTGTCAGGCTGGGCGTCTCTCTTGTGGTTCAGCCGGTAGATGTCAGGCTTGCGTCAGGGTCTGGCGAAGGCCTTGAGGAGGCGGCGCGGGAGGCTCGTTATGAGGCCTTTGAGGCGCTCCTTGAACCCGGCGATATTCTTCTGATGGCGCACCATGGTGATGATCAGGCTGAAACCGTTCTTTTTCGGATGATTCGTGGAAGTGGTGTGGCCGGTCTCGCGGGTATGCCCGGAAGTCGCGCGTTGGGTGCAGGCCGGCTTGTTCGCCCGTTACTGGGCTTCGAACGATCGGAACTTGAAGATTTCGCTAGCAGCGCTGGAATTTCATGGATTGATGACCCAAGTAACACGGATCAACGATTTGACCGTAACTTTCTGCGCCTCAGTATTTTGCCTGCCCTGAAAAAACGCTGGCCGGGTCTGAACCGCAGGTTGCAGCACAGCGCTGGCTCCTGCGCTGAAAGTGATTTTTTAAATCAGCGTCTTGCAGAATTGCAATGGCAGACACTGGGTGGGCACAGGCATCGTCTTCCTGTCGAAGGGCTGAGTCTTCTTTCTCTTGCAGAGCAGAAAAATCTTCTGCGCTGGTGGGTGCGGCACTCCGGTTACTCTCCCCCTTCCATCAGTGACTGGTCGCAGGTATTGAATGATTTATTGTTCGCAGCGGAAGACCGGTCTCCCGAGCTGCGGGGAGATGGTTTCAGTCTGCGGCGTTTCCAGGGCGAGCTTTACCTGGTCGCGGATATGGCGTGGGTGCCGGAAGAGTCTGTGGCTCTTGAACCGGGCCTGCCAGTGAGTTGGGGCAGCTGGAAAATCCGGCTGGAGCCAGTAGCTACTGCGAAAGCTGATGTGCCGCCAATACGAATATGTACGAGGCAGGGGGGAGAGCGCATCCGTTTTTGCTCGGTAGGCCCTTCAAAATCACTTAAAAAATGGCTGCAGGAGAAGGCAGTGCCACCATGGGAAAGAGCCCGTCTGCCCCTTGTTTTCGGGGCTGCAGAGGGGGAGGGCGAACTGATTGCCATTGGCGATTTATGGTGTTCTGAACAATACTGCGGAAGCGCCCCTGCTGCAGGCTGGAGGCTGACTGTAGAGCGGGATTGTGATTGA